A stretch of Henckelia pumila isolate YLH828 chromosome 4, ASM3356847v2, whole genome shotgun sequence DNA encodes these proteins:
- the LOC140862388 gene encoding uncharacterized protein yields the protein MSNITKLEFEALDLSGKNYLSWILDAEIHLISMNLGDTIKEGNEMSQQDRAKALIFLRHHLNDGLKIEYLTVKELQEIWKNLKEIFDHQRTIVLPRARYEWMHLRLQDFNSQQYREHGFKKYSELISCLLVAEQNNELLMKNHQLRPTGSTPFPKANGTSFPEANANTAQNHNNENRRGQRRNYQQQIGKKHKTSHQQWNSNNEEANEKSSKEFEDKCYRCGVEGHLSRTCRTTKHLVDLYQSSMKEKGKIEANLVDSDDPVDITHLDVSDFFAHPDGNIDNLIGGGVLENKE from the exons ATGTCGAACATCACCAAACTTGAATTTGAAGCACTTGATTTGTCCGGAAAGAACTACTTGTCATGGATATTGGATGCCGAGATCCACCTTATATCTATGAATTTAGGGGATACAATCAAAGAAGGAAATGAAATGTCCCAGCAGGATCGTGCAAAAGCACTCATTTTCCTTCGTCATCATCTCAACGATGGGTTGAAAATCGAGTATCTCACTGTGAAAGAACTACAAGAGATTTGGAAAAATCTAAAAGAAATATTTGACCATCAGAGAACTATTGTTCTTCCAAGAGCTCGATACGAATGGATGCATTTACGCTTACAAGATTTCAATTCT CAGCAATATCGTGAACATGGATTCAAAAAGTACTCCGAGCTAATATCTTGCTTACTAGTTGCTGAACAAAATAATGAGTTACTCATGAAAAATCACCAATTGCGTCCAACTGGATCTACACCATTTCCTAAAGCAAATGGAACttcatttcctgaagcaaatgctAACACAGCACAAAATCATAACAATGAGAACAGGCGTGGCCAAAGAAGAAACTATCAGCAACAAATTGGAAAGAAACATAAGACAAGCCACCAGCAGTGGAATTCCAATAATGAAGAAGCAAATGAAAAAAGTTCAAAGGAGTTTGAAGATAAATGTTATAGATGTGGGGTGGAAGGACATTTGTCTCGTACCTGTCGTACAACAAAACATCTTGTGGATCTTTACCAAAGCTCGAtgaaggaaaaaggaaaaatagAGGCAAATCTTGTGGATTCTGATGATCCAGTTGATATAACTCACTTGGATGTCTCTGATTTTTTCGCTCATCCTGATGGAAATATAGATAATTTGATTGGCGGTGGTGTGTTAGAAAACAAAGAATAA